A window of the Vicia villosa cultivar HV-30 ecotype Madison, WI unplaced genomic scaffold, Vvil1.0 ctg.005412F_1_1, whole genome shotgun sequence genome harbors these coding sequences:
- the LOC131642602 gene encoding uncharacterized protein LOC131642602: MDALALRVENMSQNPTVVAAIQSECELCGTQGHQTVDCQANSITLRSGTTYEGPRNPNLSTPEKPKEDAAPKDQVEEPEKPENQSKPEVGNHTQQPYKPPSPFPQRLKNTKTENQFQKFIKVIGKLHVEIPFTEAITLIPSYAKFLKDILFNKWRLNDPKRLECHPISENKLAKKDKDPRSFSIPCILGNRKIDKAFLDLGASVSLTPLAVCKRLKLGELQPTKMSLQLADRSVKYPLGILEDIPVKIGQFYIPTEFVVMDIKEDDDIPVLLGRPFLSTVGAIIDVKKGKLTFEVGDEKIEFILSKFLMAPIIGDACYAIDVIDECVNELEHNESLIRLPSTPILEDDGFKSIEPYIDDNLFECLALTPDPMPCTKKPTIELKELPKNLRYEFLDEDMNRPVIISATLNKIENSRFAFDI, translated from the exons ATGGACGCCCTGGCCTTGAGAGTTGAGAACATGTCTCAAAACCCTACCGTAGTGGCAGCAATCCAATCGGAGTGCGAACTCTGTGGAACTCAAGGACATCAAACCGTTGACT GCCAAGCAAATTCTATCACCTTAAGAAGTGGAACTACTTATGAAGGGCCTAGAAATCCTAACCTAAGCACACCAGAAAAACCTAAGGAAGATGCTGCACCCAAGGACCAGGTAGAGGAACCAGAGAAACCTGAAAATCAATCAAAACCAGAAGTAGGGAATCACACACAACAACCTTACAAACCACCTAGTCCGTTCCCACAAAGGTTGAAAAACACCAAAACAGAAAACCAATTCCAAAAGTTTATTAAGGTAATAGGGAAACTCCACGTAGAGATCCCTTTTACCGAAGCAATAACCCTAATACCATCATATGCCAAGTTCTTGAAAGATATTTTGTTCAACAAATGGCGACTCAACGATCCCAAACGTTTGGAATGTCATCCCATATCCGAAAATAAACTTGCCAAGAAAGACAAAGACCCCAGAAGTTTTTCTATCCCTTGCATCCTAGGAAATCGTAAGATAGACAAAGCATTTTTAGACCTAGGAGCGAGCGTAAGTCTGACGCCTTTGGCTGTCTGTAAGAGGTTAAAATTAGGAGAACTTCAGCCTACTAAGATGTCATTACAACTAGCTGATAGATCTGTCAAATACCCCTTGGGTATTTTAGAAGACATACCTGTCAAGATTGGTCAGTTTTACATTCCGACCGAATTCGTAGTAATGGATATCAAAGAAGACGATGACATCCCAGTCCTCTTAGGAAGACCATTCCTATCGACTGTCGGAGCTATAATAGATGTTAAAAAAGGGAAGCTAACTTTTGAGGTAGGAGATGAAAAGATCGAGTTTATTCTATCGAAGTTTCTAATGGCACCAATAATAGGAGATGCGTGTTATGCCATTGATGTCATTGATGAATGTGTGAATGAACTCGAACATAACGAATCCTTAATCAGATTACCTTCAACCCCCATTTTAGAGGATGACGGATTTAAGAGTATTGAACCTTACATTGACGACAACCTTTTTGAATGTTTAGCTCTTACCCCTGACCCTATGCCGTGCACCAAGAAACCTACCATAGAACTTAAGGAACTACCCAAGAATCTAAGATATGAGTTTTTGGATGAGGACATGAATCGACCTGTCATAATAAGCGCCACTCtaaacaaaattgaaaattcta GATTTGCATTCGATATATAG